In Miscanthus floridulus cultivar M001 chromosome 8, ASM1932011v1, whole genome shotgun sequence, the sequence aacagcaagaggctcgggggctacatccaaatgggagtacttttttcttcaaaaaggtacacaccaggtgaagatctcacgaagcgctatatggtttcgctcaagaaagcacttggacGAAGCTTGTTCCTACTctacaagacttgaaggaacaagacaaggcttccagaactcaaccatgaagtgctcgggggcttgtcggtgcgggacccataggataccccgcaaggaagggagaagaactagcctaactaggattcttccccctgtaatcttagtagtagtactattctgtaatcctattaggaactcTCATTGCAAACCGACTAAGActttggcctcctgactatataaaggagggtagggctccttggatcgggagttcaagacgaccattgtacaacacaacGCTGCATagtcaatccaacgcaaaggctaacgccggctggacgtagggctattactcgattcacgatcgagggcctgaaccaggataaatcgactgtctcttgcgttaaccgtcgagttctgcatacgcagAAGTCCGAAcatactgtcccgggtacccccgtggcatgctatcggtggtcaaacatcgacaactCCCTCTGTCcacaaaaaaaatgcaattctcgcTTTTTGAGAAGTCAAATAGTTTCATCTTTGACTAAATTTGTATAAAAAATTACTAACATtcatgatataaaataaataccattagattcatcatggaatctatttttacaaaaaaaaatatttaaaatcataaatgctaatactatttgTTGTAAAGTTGGTCAAACATGAGCTAACTTGACTGGCATGATTCTcataattgcattttttttttttgacggagGGAGTATCTCAAAATTGGCGAGGTTTATAAATAGTGTGGCATGCACAAGGTAGCAAGTGGCAGGTTAGAAGGCACGTAGCAGCTGCAGGCAGCTGAGGGCTGAGGCCATGCATCAAGCAATCATGCAAGTCCTTCTACTGCTCCTGTTGGTTCTCCCGGTGGTCATCATGATCGTCCGGCGTGCAGCAACGCCCATCAAGGCACGCCTGGCCACCTTCAAGTCCGTTCTAACAAGTAAGCCACAATTTATGTTCGTCACGGATGGCGCCACGGCACATCACCTTCTTGTTCGGGGCCGCAAAGCCGCCGCCGGTGGCGGCTCCTTCTCCAACTGCATGCCGTCCATGTCACCCAGCGCCTTCCTCTCCGGCCAGCTCTACCACAACATCACCTCGGCACCCTACGGCCAGCTCTGGCGCGCCCTCCGCCACAACCTCACCTCGGGAGTCCTCCATCCAACGCACCAGCACCGGTACGCGGCCGCACGGCGTCAGGCGCTACGGGGCCTCATCGCGGACCTCAGGGAGCAGCAGCTCACCAACGGCGTGGCGCTCGCCGCGGAGAGCATCCGTGGCGCGGTGTTTCGCGTCATCTCCACCATTTGCTTCGGCGACGGTGTCGACGCGGCCGTGGTCCGCGCCATGGACGACGTCCAGATGGAGCTAGTCGTGGCCCTATCTACGATGCGCATATTCATGTCCATGTCCGTGCCGCTCCAGGTGGCGTCTAGGCTTATCTACCGCAAGCGGTGGAACAAGCTGACCGCGATACGGCAGAAGCAGGAGGAGTTGTACCTCCCGCTCATCGATGGCTGCCGCAGCCATCGCCGGCACTCTGACGAGGCACTGACCTATGTGCACACGCTCCTCGACCTCCGTGTCCCGGTAGAACTCGAAGCAGATGAGGCAGGTGCTGCTGGGGGAAAGCAAAGGCAGCAGCGGAGGCTCGAGGACGGTGAACTCGTGGGACTCTGCTCGGAGTTCCTTGGT encodes:
- the LOC136472414 gene encoding cytochrome P450 89A2-like, which encodes MQVLLLLLLVLPVVIMIVRRAATPIKARLATFKSVLTSKPQFMFVTDGATAHHLLVRGRKAAAGGGSFSNCMPSMSPSAFLSGQLYHNITSAPYGQLWRALRHNLTSGVLHPTHQHRYAAARRQALRGLIADLREQQLTNGVALAAESIRGAVFRVISTICFGDGVDAAVVRAMDDVQMELVVALSTMRIFMSMSVPLQVASRLIYRKRWNKLTAIRQKQEELYLPLIDGCRSHRRHSDEALTYVHTLLDLRVPVELEADEAGAAGGKQRQQRRLEDGELVGLCSEFLGSATETTVASLQWIMANLMKRPGIQEAVRREIEAAVDADAEEVGEEVLGKLDYLNAVILEALRLHPTTARAFRQVMQEDQVVDHDGQRIPAGTTMVFVLDALGRDKTVWDDPEEFKPERFLACGGGESTKNLLSSMAGEMKMMPFGIGRRMCPAISMSLLHISYFMANLVREFEWGEVEGEHAVQLHTDPRIEMFNVMKRPLCAHLVPRRPEGKKIR